The window GCGTGCGCTTTTCAACCATTGGGCCGACTCGGCCGTGCAGTTGCGCTTTGCGGGCGCCGATCGGCTGCAGATCGTGCTCACCGGGGCCACTCCGGTCAACGAACGCCGGGTCGACGCCATCTGGTGGCAACTGCACATGGCTGCGCTGCGTGTCATGCATCGCCCCGACGAGTTCGAGTTGCTGGCCCTCAACTACTGCATCACCTACGAAGTGTCGCCCCCGCCTTGGGAAGACCCGAAAGGCGATTTCGGGGAGCTCGAGGTCTCGTCGATCGCGGAAAGGACCTCCATGCCTTCCCCCGCAACGCCTTCCGTGTCCTCGGGATTCTCGATCTCGGGACACGATGACGAGCTGATCGGGGCCGACGCCGTGCCGACCCACGCCGCTGCCGGCCACGGCTCTCTGGTGGGAGAGATCGCCGGCGAATCGCTCTCGACCTGGGAGCGCCTCGACCAGGAATTGGCCGGTGCGCAGGGCTTGTCCATTTCGTGCTCAGGGCTGGTGCGCCTGGATTTCGTGGCTGCCGGTTCGCTGCTGAACTGGGTCACCGCCCGCGATGCGCGCGGCGAGCGGGTGGCCTTCGTCGACGCGCATCGCCTGATCGCTGCGTTCTTCGGCGTGATCGGGATTGCGGACCACGCCGAAGTCGCGATCAGGGCGAACTGACACCGAGCTTCCACGACGCCAGTGCAGCGGGCGTTGGCCTCTTCACCGAAGAGGTCGCCGCAACGCGTTATTCTGTTTCTCGCCCGCTCCCCCGTCCCAGCTTGCATTCGTGCAGCCCAACGCCATATCTTCTCGATGGAACAATTTCACGGAACCACGATCATCAGCGTGCGCCGCAAGACCCCGAACGGCGACCAGGTCGCGATCGGTGGTGATGGCCAGGTCACACTGGGCAACATCGTCATCAAGGGCAGCGCGCGCAAGGTGCGTCGGCTCTACCAGGGCAAGGTGCTCGCCGGTTTCGCCGGCGCCACGGCCGACGCCTTTACGCTCTTCGAGCGCTTCGAGGGCAAGCTCGAGAAGCACCAGGGCCACCTGGCGCGTGCTGCCATCGAACTGACCAAAGACTGGCGCACCGACCGTGTGCTGCGCCGCCTCGAAGCGATGCTCGCTGTCGCCGACGCCCACAGTTCGCTGATCATCACTGGCAACGGCGACGTGCTGGAGCCCGAAAACGGCATCATCGCGATCGGCTCCGGCGGCGCCTATGCCCAGGCCGCGGCCAAGGCGCTGCTCGACCACACCGAGCTGAGCGCTGCCGACATCGTCAAGAGGTCGCTCGAGATTGCGGGCGAGCTCTGCATCTACACCAACATGCACCACACCATCGAGACCCTGTGAGCCCAGCGAGCGACCCCATGCCCATGACCCCACAGGAAATCGTCTCCGAGCTCGACAACCACATCGTCGGGCAGCCCGATGCCAAGCGAGCCGTCGCCATCGCGCTGCGCAACCGCTGGCGCCGCCAGCAGGTCGATGAAAAGCTGCGCGCCGAGATCACGCCCAAGAACATCCTCATGATCGGCCCCACCGGGGTGGGCAAGACCGAGATCGCGCGCCGGCTTGCGCGCCTGGCCGACGCACCCTTCATCAAGGTCGAGGCCACCAAGTTCACCGAGGTGGGCTACGTAGGCAAGGACGTCGACTCGATCGTGCGCGATCTGGCCGAAATGGCCGTCAAGCAGACGCGCGAGAGCGAGAGCGCCAAGGTGCGCATGCGCGCCGAGGATGGTGCCGAGGAGCGCATCCTCGACGTCTTGCTGCCGCCGGCGCGCACGGCGGACGGCTCCAACGCCGAGAGCAGCAACGCCACCCGCCAGGCTTTCCGCAAGAAGCTGCGCGAGCATCAGCTGGACGACAAGGAGATCGAGATCGAGCTGGCCGAGCAACGCGCCCCGCTCGAGATCATGGGGCCCGCCGGCATGGAAGACATGACGGAGCAGCTGCGCGGCATGTTCGGCCAGCTCGCCCAGGGCCGGCGCAAGACGCGCAAGCTCAAGATCGGCGAGGCCATGCGCCTGCTGATCGACGAGGAGGCGGCCAAGCTGGTCAATGAGGAAGAAATCCGCGCCCAGGCGATTCACAACGCCGAGCAGAACGGCATCGTCTTCATCGACGAGATCGACAAGGTGGCCACCCGCAGCGAGGCGCAGGGCGCCGACGTGTCGCGCCAGGGCGTGCAACGCGACCTGCTGCCGCTGGTCGAGGGCACCGCGGTGAGCACCAAGTACGGCGTGGTGCGCACCGACCACATCCTCTTCATCGCCAGCGGCGCCTTCCACCTGAGCAAGCCCAGCGACCTGATTCCGGAGCTGCAAGGCCGCTTTCCGATTCGCGTTGAACTCCAATCGCTCTCGGTGGCGGATTTCGAGAGCATCCTGACCCAGACGCGCGCCTCGCTGGTCAAGCAGTACCAGGCGCTGCTGGCGACCGAAGGCGTGACGCTGGAGTTCACGGCCGACGGCATTACCCGGCTCGCCAGCATCGCCTACGAAGTCAACGAGCGCACCGAGAACATCGGTGCCCGGCGGCTCTCGACCGTCATGGAACGCCTGCTCGACGAGGTGAGCTTCGACGCGGCCAAGCTCGAAGGCGAGACGGTTCGCATCGACGCCGCCTACGTGGACGCGCGTCTTTCGGCACTAAGTCACGACGAAGACCTCTCCAGATTCATCCTCTGATCGTCCTTTTGCACTCGTACGGTTCGCGCAACACATTCATTGCGCGAGCTAAGTACTTCATCTGCAACGGAAATTCGGTGTTTTCGAGGCTTCAGAAACACCGCTAAGTTGTTGATTCCATTACAAAAAATAGCCGCGACGCCCCGTTGCATGGTAGGTGTTTCCTGCTACAGTGCAAAAAAGTGCAGTTAAGTGGGAAAAAGTGTCCGTTCGTGCCTCGCCGAGGTGCACGGCGCCTTTCCAAGACAGGGGTTCGCGGTCGTGTTTCAAGGGGCTTCATCGCTCAGTCTCGATGCCAAGGGGCGGCTCTCCGTGCCGACCCGGCATCGTGACGTCCTGAGTGCGACGGCCGGCAGCCAGCTCACGATCACCAAGCACCCGCACGGCTGCCTGATGGTGTTCCCGCGTCCGGAGTGGGAGAAATTTCGCGAGCGCATCGCGGCGCTCCCCATGTCGGCACAGTGGTGGAAACGCGTCTTCCTGGGCAACGCAATGGACGTGGACATGGATGGCACCGGCCGCGTGCTGATCTCCCCCGAGCTGCGCGCGGCTGCCGGCATCACGCGCGACGCGCTGCTGCTCGGCATGGGCAACCACTTCGAGCTCTGGGACAAGGCCACCTACGACGCCAAGGAGGCCGAGGCCACCCAGGGAGAGATGCCCGATGTGTTCCAGGACTTCTCTTTCTGAGGCCGGCAGTGCAAACGCCATGGAGCCATACGACCGTGCTGTTGAAGGAGGCGGTGGAAGCACTCCTCCCCGGCACCGCGCCCGGCTCCGGCACCTATGTGGATGCCACCTTCGGTCGAGGCGGCCATTCCCGGGCGATCCTGGAGAGGCTGTCGGAGGCCGGCCGGTTGATCGCGTTCGACAAGGACGCGGAAGCGGTGGCCGAGGCGGCGCGCATCGAGGATGCGCGTTTTTCCATCCGGCACCAGAGCTTCGGCCACCTGGGGGAGCTGCCGCCGCGCAGCCTTGCTGGCGTGCTGATGGACCTCGGCGTGAGCTCCCCCCAGATCGACAACCCCGTTCGGGGTTTTTCTTTTCGTTTCGACGGCCCGCTCGACATGCGCATGGACACCACGCGCGGCCAGAGCGTGGCCGAATGGCTGGCGACGGCCGAAGTGCAGCAGATGGCGGAGGTGATTCGTGACTATGGCGAAGAACGGTTTGCTGTTCAGATTGCAAAGGCGATTGCAGCTCGCCGACAAGAACGGGGCCCAATTTCAACCACCGCCGAGCTGGCCGAGCTCGTGGCTGGCACGGTCAAAACCCGCGAGCCGGGCCAGAACCCTGCAACGCGCACATTTCAGGCTTTTCGGATTTTCATCAACGCCGAGCTTGAAGAGCTGCAACAGGCGCTAGAGGCGAGTCTTTCCGTGCTGCAACCCCAGGGCCGGCTCGCGGTGATCAGCTTCCATTCGCTGGAAGACCGCATCGTGAAGCAGTTCATCGCCAGGCATTCGCGCGAGGTCTACGACCGCCGCGCGCCCTTTGCCGCGCCTCGCGCGATGAAGCTGCGCGCACTCGGCCGCATCAAGGCGACCGAGGCCGAGGTGGACGCCAACCCCCGCGCCCGCAGCGCCATCCTGCGCGTCGCCGAACGCACCGGGGAGCCTTGAGCGTGGTGCGCTTGAACCTCCTCCTGCTCACGGCGGTGATCGCCTCCGCGATCTACCTGGTGCACACGCAGTACCTGTCACGCCAGCTGTTCACCGAGCTGCACCGGGTGCAGAGCGAGGCGCGCCGGCTGGAACTCGAGCGCGACCGGCTGGAAGTCGACAAGCGCGCCCAGGCCACGCCCCTGCGCGTGGAGCGGCTGGCCAAGGAACAGCTGAAGATGCGCACCACCACGCCTGCGATCACGCAGTACGTGCGCGCTGACGGCACGGTGATTCCGGCGGTCGCGGCGCCCGCCATTCCGCCCACGGCGCCTGCAGTGCGCCCGGGAGCCGCCGCCGCGCCGGCCCGCAGGAGCACGCCATGAGCCGCACGGCCGCTCCGAAGGCGAATAGCACCGCAGCCGAAGGCGAAGGTACTCCAGCGAGCCGCACGGCCGCTCCGCAGGCGAATGGCATCCTGGCCCGCAGGTTGGAGGTGATCCAATGAGCCGGCGCAGCGTCCAATACACCACCAGCCCGCTGCTGGCGAGCAAGACGCCGGTCTGGCGCAGCAAGTTCATCGTTGCCACCATCGCCTTCGGCTTCCTGGTACTGGCCGGCCGTGCGGCCTATGTGCAGGTGGTCGGCAATGCCTTTTTCCAGCGCCAGGGCGAGGTGCGTTTTGCCCGCACGCTGGAGCTGCCGGCCAACCGCGGCCGCATCCTCGATCGCAACGGCCTGCTCCTCGCCTCCAGCGTGGTGGCGCCCAGCATCTGGGCCATTCCAGAGGACATCGAGCGCGACGACCCGGAGGTCAAGGCCAAGCTGCGCCAGGTTGCCAAGCTGCTCGGCATGGCGCAGAAGGACTTCGACAAGAAGCTGGAGGACGAGGACAAGACCTTCGTCTGGATCCAGCGCCAGGTCGACGAGCCCATCGCCAAGCAGATCGCCGCGCTCAACATCAAGGGTCTGTACCAGCGCAAGGAATACAAGCGCCAGTACCCCGAGGGCGAAGCCGCGGCGCACGTGGTGGGCTTCACCAACGTCGAGGACCACGGCCAGGAAGGCATCGAGCTGGCCTTCAACAAGGAGCTGGCCGGCCGGCCCGGCTCCCGGCGCGTCATCAAGGACCGGCTCGGCCGCGTGGTCGAGGGCATCGGCGAGCAGGTGCCTCCGCTGGACGGCAAGGACATCCAGCTCTCCGTCGACAGCAAAGTGCAGTTCTTCGCCTACCAGAAGCTGCGCGACGCGGTCACCGCCAACAAGGCCAAGGCCGGCAGCGTGGTGGTGCTGGACGCCAGCACCGGCGAAGTGCTGGCAATGGCCAACTACCCGAGCTACGTTCCGGACAAGCGGCAGAACCTGACCGGCGAGCAGTTGCGCAACCGCGCGCTCACCGACACCTTCGAGCCCGGCTCGACCATGAAGCCCATCACCGTCGCGATGGCGCTGGAGGCCGGGCGCATCAAGCCGCAGACGCCGGTCGATACCTCTCCGGGCCGCTTCAGCATCGGCGGCTTCACCATCAGCGATACCCACAACTACGGCCTGCTGACCGTCGAGGGTGTGATCCAGAAATCCAGCAACGTGGGGGCACTCAAGATCGCCCAGAAGATGACTCCACATGAGATGTGGGACACCTACACCGCCCTCGGCTATGGCCAGAAGCCGCAGCTGCAGTTCCCCGGCGCGGTGACGGGTCGCCTGCGCCCGTGGAAGAGCTGGAAGCCGGTCGAGCAGGCGACCATGGCCTATGGCTACGGCCTCTCGGCGTCGCTCTTCCAGATGGCGCATTCGTACACCGCCTTCGCGCACGATGGCGCCATCATTCCGGCGACCATTCTCAAGAGTCCCGATCCCGCAGTAGGCGTGCAGGTGTTTTCAGCGCAGAACGCGTTGGCGGTGCGCAAGATGCTGCAGATGGCCGCCGGCCCGGGCGGCACCGGCCAGCGCGCCCAGACCATCGGCTACTCGGTGGGGGGCAAGTCGGGCACCGCGCACAAGCAGGTCGGAAAGGGCTACGCCAGCAACAAGTACCGTTCCTGGTTCACCGGCATGGCGCCGATCGAGAAGCCGCGCATCATCGTGGCGGTGATGATCGACGAGCCCAGCGCCGGCCAGTACTTCGGTGGCATGGTGGCGGCGCCCGTGTTCAGCGAGGTCGTGCAGCAGACGCTGCGCATGATGAACGTACCGCCGGACCTTGCAGTCAAACCGTTGGTCGTGACCAATGGCGTGGAGGAGAGCTTCTGATGCTGGCGCTCCACAATCCTCTCGATGCCGCGGGCTGGTTGAAGTCCCGCGTGCGCGGCGCGCTGCACGCCGACAGCCGCCAGGTGGGCCAGGGCGACGGCTTCGTCGCCTGGCCGGGCGCCGCGACCGACGGCCGCCGCCACGTCGTGGCGGCCCTGGTTCAGGGCGCGGTGGCCTGCCTGGTGGAGGCCGAAGGCGTCGAGTCGTTCAACTTCGACGAGCGCGACGAGCGCATCGTGCGCTTTGCCGGCCTGAAGGCCGCGACCGGCCCGATCGCCGCCGCCTTTTACGGCGATCCGTCGTCGCGCCTGGACCTGCTGGCCGTCACCGGCACCAACGGCAAGACCTCGACGGCATGGTGGCTGGCGCAGGCGCTTGCCGCGCACGATGCCACGCGGCCTTGCGCCGTGGTCGGCACGCTCGGCATCGGCGTCCCGCCCGACCTCAGCTACACCGGCCTCACCACGCCAGATCCGGTCATGCTGCAGCGCGAGCTGCGCTCCTTTGCCGATCGCGGTTTCGGCGCCTGCGCGATCGAGGCCTCCTCGATCGGCATCGCCGAGCGCAGGCTCGACGGCACACGCATCGCGGTGGCGGTGTTCACCAATTTCACCCAGGACCACCTGGACTACCACGGCAGCATGGACGCGTACTGGCAGGCCAAGGCCGAGCTGTTCCGCTGGCCGGGCCTGCGCGCCGCGGTGGTCAACATCGACGACGTTCACGGTGCGAGCCTCGTGGCCAACCTCGTCGAGCGCGGCGAAGGTGCACCCGAGGTCTGGACGGTGTCGGCCGCCGGCGCGCCGGCCCGGCTCACGGCGACGAACATCGGCCACGGCGCCCAGGGCCTGCAGTTCACCGTGGTGGAGCAGGGCGCAGCGCCCCAGCGCATGGAAACGCATCTGATCGGCCAGTACAACGTGGCCAACCTGCTGGGCGTGCTCGGCACCCTTCGCGCCCTCGGCCTCACGCTCGCGCAGGCCGTGGCCGCCTGCGCGCGGCTCGACAGCGTGCCGGGCCGCATGGAGCGCGTGAGCGTCCCCGGCCAGGCGCTGGTGGTCGTCGACTACGCCCATACGCCCGATGCACTCGACAAGGCGTTGGCCGGCCTGCGGCCACTGGCGCGCCAGCGCGGCGGGCAGCTCTGGTGCATGTTCGGCTGCGGCGGCGACCGCGACACCGCCAAGCGCCCGATGATGGCCGCAGTGGCCGAGAAGCAGGCCGACCATGTCGTGCTGACCAGCGACAACCCGCGCAGCGAGAAGCCGAGCGCGATCATCAGCCAGATCCTGCTGGGGCTGGCGCGCCCGGAGGCGGCCCAGGTCGAACCCGACCGCGCCGAGGCCATCCGCCAGACCGTGGCCCAGGCTGCGCCGGAAGACGTGGTGCTGCTCGCCGGCCGCGGCCACGAAGCCTGGCAGGAGATCGCGGGCGAGCGCATCGCGTTCTCCGACCGGGCGCACGCCATCGATGCGATGACGCGGGCAAGGAGCGCAAGATGAGCGCGCCGCAGGAAGACGCACCGATGATGACGCTTGCGAAGGCACTTGCCTGGCTCCCCGGCGCGCGCCTGGTCGGCGACGCGGATGTGGCGGTCTCGCGTGTGCACACCGATACCCGCACGCTCGCGGCCGGCGACCTGTTCGTCGCCCTGAAGGGCGAGCGCTTCGATGCCAATGAATTCCTGGCCGATGCGCGCGCGCGCGGCGCGGCTGCGGCCATCGCCCACCACGGGCTGGAGGCGGCCGGGCTGCCCGGGCTGGAAGTGCCCGATACGCTCGCCGCGCTCGGCGCTCTGGCCGCGGGCTGGCGAGCCCAGTTCGATCTGCCGCTGGTCGCGGTCACCGGCAGCAACGGCAAAACGACCGTCACGCAGATGATCGCGTCCGTCCTGCGGGCCGCGGGCGTGGACCGGGCGCTGGCCACCATCGGCAACCTCAACAACGAGATCGGCCTCCCGCTGACGTTGCTGCGCCTGCGCGAGCGGCACCAGCTGGCAGTGGTCGAGCTGGGCATGAACCATCCGGGCGAGATTGCCCGGCTGGCAGCGATCGCGCGTCCCACCATCGGCCTGGTCAACAACGCACAGCGCGAGCACCAGGAGTTCATGGCCACGGTCGAGGCCGTCGCGCGCGAAAACGGCGCGGTGTTCGCCGCGCTGCCGGACAACGGCACCGCCGTGTTCCCCTACGGCGACGCCTTCACGTCGTTGTGGAACGAAATGGCGCACGAGGGCGCCCCGCGGCGCTGCCTGAGCTTCGGCGAGCAGGCCGACGCGGACATCGCGCTCGGACGCGCCGAGTGGAAGCATGGTGCCTGGCAGTTCGAGGCGCGAACGCCGCTCGGCGAGATATCCACCACCCTGGCAATCGCCGGGCGGCACAACGTGGTGAACGCGCTAGCGGCCATTGCTTGCTCGCTGGCCTGCGGGGTATCGATCGACAAGATCGCCGAAGGCCTTGCCGCATTCGAGCCGGTCAAGGGGCGCTCGCGGGCGAGCGAACTGCTGCTGGCGGACGGGCGGGCGATCACCGTGGTCGACGACAGCTATAACGCCAACCCCGATTCCGTGCGCGCAGCGGTCGACGTGCTCAGCGGCCTGCCCGGCCCGCGACTGCTGGTGCTGGGCGACATGGGCGAGGTCGGCGACCGCGGCCCGCAGTTCCATGCCGAGGTCGGCGCCTGGGCGGCCGAGCGCGGCATCGAGTCGCTGTTCGCGCTCGGTGACGCATCGATC is drawn from Variovorax sp. PBS-H4 and contains these coding sequences:
- the hslV gene encoding ATP-dependent protease subunit HslV yields the protein MEQFHGTTIISVRRKTPNGDQVAIGGDGQVTLGNIVIKGSARKVRRLYQGKVLAGFAGATADAFTLFERFEGKLEKHQGHLARAAIELTKDWRTDRVLRRLEAMLAVADAHSSLIITGNGDVLEPENGIIAIGSGGAYAQAAAKALLDHTELSAADIVKRSLEIAGELCIYTNMHHTIETL
- the hslU gene encoding ATP-dependent protease ATPase subunit HslU, with product MPMTPQEIVSELDNHIVGQPDAKRAVAIALRNRWRRQQVDEKLRAEITPKNILMIGPTGVGKTEIARRLARLADAPFIKVEATKFTEVGYVGKDVDSIVRDLAEMAVKQTRESESAKVRMRAEDGAEERILDVLLPPARTADGSNAESSNATRQAFRKKLREHQLDDKEIEIELAEQRAPLEIMGPAGMEDMTEQLRGMFGQLAQGRRKTRKLKIGEAMRLLIDEEAAKLVNEEEIRAQAIHNAEQNGIVFIDEIDKVATRSEAQGADVSRQGVQRDLLPLVEGTAVSTKYGVVRTDHILFIASGAFHLSKPSDLIPELQGRFPIRVELQSLSVADFESILTQTRASLVKQYQALLATEGVTLEFTADGITRLASIAYEVNERTENIGARRLSTVMERLLDEVSFDAAKLEGETVRIDAAYVDARLSALSHDEDLSRFIL
- the rsmH gene encoding 16S rRNA (cytosine(1402)-N(4))-methyltransferase RsmH, with the protein product MQTPWSHTTVLLKEAVEALLPGTAPGSGTYVDATFGRGGHSRAILERLSEAGRLIAFDKDAEAVAEAARIEDARFSIRHQSFGHLGELPPRSLAGVLMDLGVSSPQIDNPVRGFSFRFDGPLDMRMDTTRGQSVAEWLATAEVQQMAEVIRDYGEERFAVQIAKAIAARRQERGPISTTAELAELVAGTVKTREPGQNPATRTFQAFRIFINAELEELQQALEASLSVLQPQGRLAVISFHSLEDRIVKQFIARHSREVYDRRAPFAAPRAMKLRALGRIKATEAEVDANPRARSAILRVAERTGEP
- the mraZ gene encoding division/cell wall cluster transcriptional repressor MraZ, encoding MFQGASSLSLDAKGRLSVPTRHRDVLSATAGSQLTITKHPHGCLMVFPRPEWEKFRERIAALPMSAQWWKRVFLGNAMDVDMDGTGRVLISPELRAAAGITRDALLLGMGNHFELWDKATYDAKEAEATQGEMPDVFQDFSF
- a CDS encoding UDP-N-acetylmuramoyl-L-alanyl-D-glutamate--2,6-diaminopimelate ligase, encoding MLALHNPLDAAGWLKSRVRGALHADSRQVGQGDGFVAWPGAATDGRRHVVAALVQGAVACLVEAEGVESFNFDERDERIVRFAGLKAATGPIAAAFYGDPSSRLDLLAVTGTNGKTSTAWWLAQALAAHDATRPCAVVGTLGIGVPPDLSYTGLTTPDPVMLQRELRSFADRGFGACAIEASSIGIAERRLDGTRIAVAVFTNFTQDHLDYHGSMDAYWQAKAELFRWPGLRAAVVNIDDVHGASLVANLVERGEGAPEVWTVSAAGAPARLTATNIGHGAQGLQFTVVEQGAAPQRMETHLIGQYNVANLLGVLGTLRALGLTLAQAVAACARLDSVPGRMERVSVPGQALVVVDYAHTPDALDKALAGLRPLARQRGGQLWCMFGCGGDRDTAKRPMMAAVAEKQADHVVLTSDNPRSEKPSAIISQILLGLARPEAAQVEPDRAEAIRQTVAQAAPEDVVLLAGRGHEAWQEIAGERIAFSDRAHAIDAMTRARSAR
- a CDS encoding UDP-N-acetylmuramoyl-tripeptide--D-alanyl-D-alanine ligase; this encodes MSAPQEDAPMMTLAKALAWLPGARLVGDADVAVSRVHTDTRTLAAGDLFVALKGERFDANEFLADARARGAAAAIAHHGLEAAGLPGLEVPDTLAALGALAAGWRAQFDLPLVAVTGSNGKTTVTQMIASVLRAAGVDRALATIGNLNNEIGLPLTLLRLRERHQLAVVELGMNHPGEIARLAAIARPTIGLVNNAQREHQEFMATVEAVARENGAVFAALPDNGTAVFPYGDAFTSLWNEMAHEGAPRRCLSFGEQADADIALGRAEWKHGAWQFEARTPLGEISTTLAIAGRHNVVNALAAIACSLACGVSIDKIAEGLAAFEPVKGRSRASELLLADGRAITVVDDSYNANPDSVRAAVDVLSGLPGPRLLVLGDMGEVGDRGPQFHAEVGAWAAERGIESLFALGDASIHATAAYTRGGGSEARHFDDIGTLNAAVLAQLPRVASVLVKGSRFMQMERVVQALARATGQQDNNKEGRP
- a CDS encoding peptidoglycan D,D-transpeptidase FtsI family protein, whose protein sequence is MSRRSVQYTTSPLLASKTPVWRSKFIVATIAFGFLVLAGRAAYVQVVGNAFFQRQGEVRFARTLELPANRGRILDRNGLLLASSVVAPSIWAIPEDIERDDPEVKAKLRQVAKLLGMAQKDFDKKLEDEDKTFVWIQRQVDEPIAKQIAALNIKGLYQRKEYKRQYPEGEAAAHVVGFTNVEDHGQEGIELAFNKELAGRPGSRRVIKDRLGRVVEGIGEQVPPLDGKDIQLSVDSKVQFFAYQKLRDAVTANKAKAGSVVVLDASTGEVLAMANYPSYVPDKRQNLTGEQLRNRALTDTFEPGSTMKPITVAMALEAGRIKPQTPVDTSPGRFSIGGFTISDTHNYGLLTVEGVIQKSSNVGALKIAQKMTPHEMWDTYTALGYGQKPQLQFPGAVTGRLRPWKSWKPVEQATMAYGYGLSASLFQMAHSYTAFAHDGAIIPATILKSPDPAVGVQVFSAQNALAVRKMLQMAAGPGGTGQRAQTIGYSVGGKSGTAHKQVGKGYASNKYRSWFTGMAPIEKPRIIVAVMIDEPSAGQYFGGMVAAPVFSEVVQQTLRMMNVPPDLAVKPLVVTNGVEESF
- the ftsL gene encoding cell division protein FtsL; protein product: MVRLNLLLLTAVIASAIYLVHTQYLSRQLFTELHRVQSEARRLELERDRLEVDKRAQATPLRVERLAKEQLKMRTTTPAITQYVRADGTVIPAVAAPAIPPTAPAVRPGAAAAPARRSTP